The DNA segment TCTCAGTTTCAGTCTCATACCAGCCACCACCGTCAAAAGGAGGAAGACCTCAACACCAACGCACTCAGTCGCCTCTCGCACCCTCCCGCTATCGCGCGTAGAGTGTGGAAACAATCCTTTGCACGTGTCACCCGATGTTTTCCTAAGTGCAAGACCGCCCGGTCGCTCGGCGTATGATTACTGGCGACCAACGTGAAGGCTGAATCGGTATGGATGCAGTATGGCTTGTCCTCTGGGAGCGCCCGTCGTCGACGGGCCCGAGAACGCCCTACCGCCGCTTCCTTCACACTCTGCGGATTCCCCAGCTGATGCTGTGCCTCTTTTTGTTCGTAGTGTCCGCCGACGGCACGGAGGCTCAGCAGGTCGTATACGGCACCGTGACCGAGCGTGGCTCTGGGCAGCCTATCGAGGGGGCGATGGTCGTTCTGCTCCGTGGCGACCAAGTCGTCACGCGCGTCCTTTCTACCGCGAACGGCTCATTCACGATGACCGTCCGTCGGCCCGGACGGTACGAGCTACGCGTCGACCGGATCGGGTATTCCAGCACCTTCTCCGAGGCGTTTGACGTCGCGTCCGGCGCCACGGTTGAACGCAGAATCGAGACAGCTGTCCGGCCGGTAAGGCTGAGGGGTCTGGACGTGTCCGGTGACCGTCGCTGCGAGGTGCGACCTGCGGGCGGACTCGCGACCGCGACCGTATGGGAGGAGGTCCGCAAGGCATTGGCCGCGGCCACGTGGACCTCCGAGCGCGAGCTATACCGCTTCGCATGGATACACTATGTCCGCGATCTGGACGCAGAGACCCAGCAAGTCCTGGATGAGGAGCGGACGCGGAGAAGGTACTTCACGCCGCAGCCGTTCGAGAGTGTGGATCCCGACACTCTCGCGGCCTACGGCTTCGTACGAGAGCAGTCGGGTGAAGTGCTCTACTCTGCTCCCGATGCCGCCGTCCTGCTGTCGGATTCGTTTCTCGACGGTCATTGCTTCGCTCTCGATCACAAGTCAGAGGACGGACGAGGGTTCGTCGGCCTGCGTTTCGAGCCTATCCCAGCTCGGAGGCTGCCGGACGTGAGGGGTGTGCTTTGGGTGGACGAAGAGAACGGGCGTCTCGAGTCGTTGGAGTACGAGTACGTCAACCTCGGCCGTAGAGCGGCGGTCCAGGGCGACGACGCGAGCGGGCGCATGTTCTTCCGCGAGCTGCCCAACGGCACATGGATCGTGGAAGAGTGGAGTATCCGGATGCCTCGACTCGTCGACATCCGGGACGAGTTTGGGCGAACGCGACGCTATGACGTACGGGGATACGTCGAAGAAGGGGGTTCGGTAACGCGAATCACGACCTCGGCCGGTGTAGCCTTGAACGGAACACGGACCGCCATCTACGGAACCGTCACGGACAGTGTGGGGGGCCCGGCCGAGGGGGCGCGCGTGTGGATCGTGGGCACTGATCTCGAGGCTCTGACCGATGCTGAGGGAGTCTTTCGGTTCGAGGACGTCGGCGTAGGCACCTGGTCTCTACGCGCCTCACACCCTGCGCTGGCCCAGCTCGGTCACTCGGGCAGTATCGCAAACGTCACGGTCGCGCGTGACAGGGTTCGCCAAGTGCGGCTGGGGCTCCCGTCGATCAGTTCCTTCGTCTATGACCGGTGCCGGAGTTCGGGATCTGTCGACGCCGAGAGCGTGATTCTGATCGGGAGAGTAGTCCACTCTGACGGGGCGCCCGCCCCACATGCCGCGATACGGGTGGTCTGGACCCAGGCGCAGGGCACGTACCGACGCAGCTTTGAGGGCTACGGCACGGACGCGGACAGCATCGGCGTGTTCACTGTGTGCGAAGTGCCAAGCGGTAGCAGTGTGATCGCGACCGCATCGGCTGGAGATGAGCTGTCTGGCGCCACAGAGCTCTCGCTCCCAGACGTCGCCGGTGTAGTGCCGATCGAGATTGGTCTTGCACGCTCGATCGATGCCCCGATCCCTACGACCCGTGAGGAGACATCTATCGACGCCGGAGAGGAGGCTGCCTGGCTGGCATCGGTAGGCTTCGATCTGCGTGAGGACCGAGCTCTACTGCACCGAACCAAGAGGGAGATGATCGACCTTGGCTACGACACTCTGCTACAGGTGTTGAGCGAGATTCCCCGACTGGAGGCCAGGCTGCTGATCACTGGAGAGATGGTATTCCGACTCCACCCGACCACCGAGTGGTCACGGTTCTCCGATGTCGACGACAGCTGTGAACTGGACTTCTACCTGAACGGGAGCCTCGTCCGGCAACGAATTGACGACATTTGGGAAGTCCAAATCCATCGGATGTTGGAGCCCCGGGTCGTAACCGGGATTGAGGTCTTCGAGGGCTCCTCATCACCGGTTGGGGCACCGGAAGATTGCGGCTACATCCTGCTTTGGGTGACGCGCCTTCGGCACCGCGATGATCCGGACTTCACGGGGACCGTGCGAGGTCGTGTTCTCGGCCTTGGGGATCTGATCCCAGCGGACAGCGTCGTGTTGCGAATACAGCCGGGCCTTGCGGAAGCCCGGTTGGACGATCAGGGCCGCTTCGATTTCGGCCCGTTGCCTCCTGCCGTCTATGTGATCGAGGCGAGCATTCCGGACTGGGGAACGTGGAGCACACAGATAGAGCTGCGCGCGCGCGCGGCGGTGGACGTGGTGATCGAAGTTGTGTCGCGTCTCCGTGGGCGGGACCGGAGTCGATCAGCTGATCTGGATCGCAATCCCGGATGACGCAGTGCCGTTCTGTGCGTTCACTGTACCCGTGACGTCGTAA comes from the Gemmatimonadota bacterium genome and includes:
- a CDS encoding carboxypeptidase regulatory-like domain-containing protein; protein product: MLCLFLFVVSADGTEAQQVVYGTVTERGSGQPIEGAMVVLLRGDQVVTRVLSTANGSFTMTVRRPGRYELRVDRIGYSSTFSEAFDVASGATVERRIETAVRPVRLRGLDVSGDRRCEVRPAGGLATATVWEEVRKALAAATWTSERELYRFAWIHYVRDLDAETQQVLDEERTRRRYFTPQPFESVDPDTLAAYGFVREQSGEVLYSAPDAAVLLSDSFLDGHCFALDHKSEDGRGFVGLRFEPIPARRLPDVRGVLWVDEENGRLESLEYEYVNLGRRAAVQGDDASGRMFFRELPNGTWIVEEWSIRMPRLVDIRDEFGRTRRYDVRGYVEEGGSVTRITTSAGVALNGTRTAIYGTVTDSVGGPAEGARVWIVGTDLEALTDAEGVFRFEDVGVGTWSLRASHPALAQLGHSGSIANVTVARDRVRQVRLGLPSISSFVYDRCRSSGSVDAESVILIGRVVHSDGAPAPHAAIRVVWTQAQGTYRRSFEGYGTDADSIGVFTVCEVPSGSSVIATASAGDELSGATELSLPDVAGVVPIEIGLARSIDAPIPTTREETSIDAGEEAAWLASVGFDLREDRALLHRTKREMIDLGYDTLLQVLSEIPRLEARLLITGEMVFRLHPTTEWSRFSDVDDSCELDFYLNGSLVRQRIDDIWEVQIHRMLEPRVVTGIEVFEGSSSPVGAPEDCGYILLWVTRLRHRDDPDFTGTVRGRVLGLGDLIPADSVVLRIQPGLAEARLDDQGRFDFGPLPPAVYVIEASIPDWGTWSTQIELRARAAVDVVIEVVSRLRGRDRSRSADLDRNPG